GAGCGGAACATTGCAAGAGCGAAGGGCATACAGCCAGGCTCAACGAGTGTACTGTGGTCGACGAGTATGAGAAGTACTTTGTTAGACAGGTGAGTTATAGTTAGTAAAGAGCTCAGTCACTTACGGAACATTGCAAGAGCAAAGGGCATACAGCCGGGCTCAACGAGTGTACTGTGGTCGACGAGTATGAGAAGTACTTTGTTAGACAGGTGAGTTATAGTTAGTAAAGAGCTCAGTCACTTACGGAACATTGCAAAAGCGAAGGGCATACAGCCAGGCTCAACGAGTGTACTGTGGTCGACGAGTATGAGAAGTATTTTGTTAGAAAGGTGAGTTATAGTTAGTAAAGAGCTCAGTCACTTACGGAACATTGCAAGAGGGAAGGGCATACAGCCAGGCTCAACGAGTGTACTGTGGTCGACGAGTATGAGAAGTACTTTGTTAGACAGGTGAGTTATAGTTAGTAAAGAGCTCAGTCACTTACGGAACATTGCAAGAGGGAAGGGCATACAGCCAGGCTCAACGAGTGTACTGTGGTCGACGAGTATGAGAAGTACTTTGTTAGACAGGTGAGTTATAGTTAGTAAAGAGCTCAGTCACTTACGGAACATTGCAAGAGGGAAGGGCATACGGCCAGACTCAACGAGTGTACTGTGGTCGACGAGTATGAGAAGTACTTTGTTAGACAGGTGAGTTATAGTTAGTAAAGAGCTCAGTCACTTACGGAACATTGCAAGAGGGAAGGGCATACGGCCAGACTCAACGAGTGTACTGTGGTCGACGAGTATGAGAAGTACTTTGTTAGACAGGTGAGTTATAGTTAGTAAAGAGCTCAGTCACTTCCGGAACAGAGCGGAGCATTGCAAGAGCGAAGGGCATACAGCCAGACTCAACGAGTGTACTGTGGTCGACGAGTATGAGAAGTACTTTGTTAGACAGGTGAGTTATAGTTAGTAAAGAGCTCAGTCACTTCCGGAACATTGCAAGAGCGAAGGGCATACAGCTAGGCTCAACGAGTGTACTGTGGTCGACGAGTATGAGAAGTACTTTGTTAGACAGGTGAGTTATAGTTAGTAAAGAGCTCAGTCACTTACGGAACATTGCAAGAGCGAAGGGCATACGGCCAGGCTCAACGAGTGTACTGTGGTCGACGAGTATGAGAAGTACTTTGTTAGACAGGTGAGTTATAGTTAGTAAAGAGCTCAGTCACTTCCGGAACAGAGCGGAACATTGCAAGAGCGAAGGGCATACGGCCAGACTCAACGAGTGTACTGTGGTCGACGAGTATGAGAAGTACTTTGTTAGACAGGTGAGTttagttgaaattaaatatatatactcaggtctacggtcccttgaagctgtgaaaaaatcaaccttctaagttaacgtaatAAGAAGATACGGCTGTTTTTGCCGCAaaaaatgtacatatatttcgacactcgcaagggaatcaaaatttatagggtacttcccgttTATCTacaacacagacaatccaacctctagacatagcatagtcgcgctaccccctctgccacacatacggtagcgttactccatcttcgagtcaatcccgtgccgtgattggtccgtgtctttgaacggaccaatcacggcacgggattcgctcacctcgtcccccgcagccccgtatttttggcagcatcggtttcatgaaagaatggcctaagctcagtctagaggttggattgtcagtgatctACAACTATTAAATTTGACAAAGGAATATTGTCTTACACTACAAGGAcaggaaaaaattaaaaaaacctgacaagtgagagtcggactcgcccaccgagggttccgtaccttttagtatttgttgttatagcggcaacagaaaattttaactgtctagctatcacagttcatgagatacagcctggtgacagacagacggacggacaaagtggagtcttagtaataggatcccgtttttaccctttgggtacaaactttttttttctttattagcCTAAGTataagagtgtcccactgctgggcaaaggcctcccatCTTTCCCGCCATTTGGTCCTATCCGATGCACACTTTAAAATAACTTTGcctaaaacctaaaaaaaaaaatgtacgggACCCTCGGTGtgctagtccgactcgcactatagttcgtttttttagcattagaaataaggtagacaatcttgatgtgtcttttaattgaaaaacacattttaaaaataagttacggtaaatatgtaacaattatgaatctaatacgaacttttacagtcttctgctttcataagtaatagttattgatttttaaaaagtgtttttcatttaaaagacatgtcaaaatcgcttaccttctttcaagttctttctaatgctaaaaaaccggccaagtgcgagtcggactcgcgcacggagggttccgcaccatcaacaaaaaatagagcagaacaagcaataaaacggtcacccatccactgaccccgcccgacgttgcttaacttcggtcaaaaatcacgtttgttgtatgggagccccacttaaatcattattttattctgtttttagtatttgttgttatagcggcaacagaaatacatcatctgtgaaaatttcaactgtctagctatcacggttcgtgagatacagcctggtgacagacggtcggacggacggacggacagcggagtaatagggtcccgtttttaccctttgggtacggaaccctaaaaaaaagaactatagtccggtttttttttatctgtatCCCTTTTCCAGGTCGACGACAAATGCTACCACTGCGGCCACTGCAACAATCTGCAACTGATCAATGTGATGGAAGACCACATCCGCTCCGTCCACACTCACCCCACCACCGTTTCTTCTCTCCTCGACTCACCGGCCAAAAAAATAACACATTCCACACCGCACAAAACAACCAAAACTGATGATATAGCGAATCGAGGCACAAACGACACAGAAGAAATAGTTGGAAATGATACTAAAATAATTAACCCGGCTACTGTGTTTGAGGGTCTTAGACAAGCTAATAGCAATTTCGATGATATAGTCATATGTACGTTTGGGAGTAATCTTCGTATGTCGAAGTTGGCGTTTAATATAGTGTGCCAAGGAGAAAATGATTATTATTGTGGGCTTTGTGAAGTTAATATAGATAGGGAGAAATTGAGGTTTCACGTGAACGATGGGAAGCATTTGGCGATGTTGCAGCGGACACCATTTATACAGGCGTTCAATGTGCATCTGTTTAGAGAGGTGAGATATGTTTTTACTTGTTTAACCCGTCTACCTTAGGTTTTAACCTACTTTTtaggttattcccactagttaccaccaagttgataccagtggcatagagaaatacagtaagacaagagtccatacatcagttcagactattaatttcagtgtctacatctagcatcgagtagcggaactatcagtactgctacttgacaatagatgtagcaccgactggaaattcttatctcaacagcataagactttccggtcggtgctacatctattgtcaagtagcagtactgatagttccgctactcgatgttagatgctaatagtctttttggtactaaaactgatgtatggagtgagcaatctatgtatttttttctctatgccagcGGTAACTActaggaatttttttcccaccttttaccacagGTAATTAGTGGGAAAAATAAATCCAGTACCAGTGgcaaaaggtgggaaaaaaatcccaTTAATTACCACTGgtatcaacttggtggtaactagtgggaataaccactttttagggttccgtacccaaatgctaaaaacgggaccctattactaagacctgtccgtctgtctgtctgtcaccaggctgtatctcatgaaccgtgacagcagacagttgaaattttcatagacCAACACACACACAAATTAATAGGAATctgacagatgatgtatttctgttgccgctataacaacaaatactaaaaagtacggaaccctcggtgggcgagttggactcgcacttgtccggtttttaatAATTGTACCTACGAATGTGCCGttggaatatttaaaaaaaaattcggcgtctcatcattttgtatggggatCGAATTTTTCCGTTTCCAAAATGAAACATTCCTATGAAATTTCCGAAAATTTTTCGAACTTTTTGTGAACTTTCCACAACTTGCTagatagtttttatttatttgtctttttttaCAGATTCGCGACGCCCTTCACTGTGGTTTATGCAACGAGCTCATACAAATTATGCCagaatttattataaaacacaaatacCTCGAAAAACATATCGTGAGCCTGCACAGAGCTCTGGGCTATTTCAAAAACGACAATACACTTACTGAGGCTAAAAATGGTACAAATATTCGTAACACTATAGCTCAATCTAAGCCAGTAGCTGAAATTCCTAAAATACCTACTACAAATGTAATTAATACAAATGTGACTAATGTTAATGGTGTCAAAAAAGAAGCGGCTATTCCGAATAATAATGTGCCTTTAAATAATATACCAATACCAAATATAGTTAATAAGAAAATCGTACCAATCGCCAATAAGAATGTAACTATAACAACAGTTAATAGTAACAAGAATGAAAATGTtactaatacaaataaaataatagatgCATCGAAAACTGTAACTGTTAAAAGTGTACCAAATACTGCAGCTaaagaaaatacaaataaaataaatgtggatATATCTAAAAATGTACCGGTTAATGTTAAGAATGGACCAAATAAAGACAATCTAAAAGATGGTATGGACGCAGATACACAATTAAAAACTGAAGACTTCGTAACAGTAAAAAACGGTGTTAAAGAAGAAATGGCAGATGAATTGGACGATTCGTACATCGAAGATTTCGATCTTGAAgaatatgtttatttaaaactggGTAATAGTTATATTAAGATAACTAATGCGGCGTATAACTCCTTAGTGGACGTGGGCGATGGTAGTAAATACTGTTTTGTGTGTTCGTCCGTCGTGTGTGAGTTGAGTAAGCATGTTGAAAGCCGGGGGCATATGGAAAATATGGAGAAATTTAAGTTTGTTGATAAGTACAATGAGGATTTGATGAGACAGGTAAGCAGTTAGATTTTtcactgtattaaaaaaaaaaaattacaagctcTTATAGGGTACTAGcgacccggcttcgcacgggttaacaaattatacataaaccttcctcttgaatcactctattaaaaaaaaccgcatctaaatccgttgcgtagttttaaagatctaagcatacagacagacagggaagcgactttgttttatactatgtagtgatttgactaccagtcaaatcagtttcttttttcgaactgtcgaaacgattttgctactatgaaatttatttgaaacactagcatgtgacgtcacaaatgatgattttaaatgtgaaatatttaataacattcatttggatttgattttgtttgatatcttacagttaatattttcatcTGGTtgttgtggtgaaaaatgtttcactcgggggcaaattttgtttaacccttgtgttctgaaaccctcgcaacgctcaagattccatttttggaAAATTAGTATTAaacacgagcggttaaacaaccactttgcccccttgtaaaacatataactatttttgctttttttttactacgtTACAGTTCTACCTCATGTACCACTGCAGCATCTGTAATGTGGTCATCACCAGAAAGCATTTACACCAGCACCTGTCCTGGCCCACGCACTCACTCCAAACTGAAAACACGAAGATAACCTCAAAAAAACGCAAAACCGAAATCAAAACGGGCACCAAACAGATCACCGTCACTACCCAGAAAGAAAACATATATCTAAACGAAAAAGAGACTGATATAaagatatataaaaatataactatagAAAAGGAAAAATTAGAGATACAGAGGATGAATAAGATAGTGATATTCAATGATAACGTGCTGAAAGTGCCTTTTGATAGTTGGCACGGTTTCAGTGAGATAGCGGATGGGTATAGATGCAAGGTTTGTCAGAGCGAGTTTGAGAGTAGTGAGTTTGGTTTGCATGCGGGCAGCGAGTGGCATAAGGGGAATTTGGAAAAGATTGAGAAGCAGTATTCACCGGCGCTGATAAGAAAGGtaatttatctacacacatgtcattagtgctctataatgcgttcagaaaccgtaggaaatgacaagctttattaaaaccaattttactatgagaactttcttatctgtggtagtagggaaatttgtactttaatgtacgagtacataggtaacgttatagatttttgtaagattatgagtttaaatttggaacagcagtcaaaactcaagtgggtctctattctagtatccatagatattaaaacagttatcgatacgaaacgtcaatttagtatgtttttttaatataaaccgcacgatacttgatctcgagtgacatgagaatagggacttcattcttttgtctaggaattaaaaaaaactacggatgtgtgacatgcgtgaaaaaagttttcattcaccgccatttgacgtacagtttatctttaagttagttttaagtatgtgtttagataaagtagtgtatgtaactgtacataattaggcattaaaacactcgtgtgatccttttaagaaactcactgacgttcgtttcttaaacccacactcgtattttaatgcctctcattatgtagcagtcacataaactactattattgtaCACAGCCTAAGGCCCAGCCTTACAAAcgaacatccaaaatttgccactgaaatttgaacctaaattgtaggaaatagagttgattttgcgtttgaaaattgaaggaaacaaagcaaaagcgactctgttccaattgatcatggtttaaattacatcgaactgaataggtactataggtaggaccttgggccttaggaggatagagttagaccaagctaactgcAGCTttcgttttttgaaaagaattaGGAGTGAAAATAAGGTTTCATACAAAATGTTAAAAGCTCCTAActcttaaccctttaaccgccagagtctgatatataagacattacatatccagctcatttcgccacagtctgataaataagacaatgatttggtttttacagcacatttataactcccgtaactattatgccaaccttactctgcgtggtacaattactgttggtggcgacacgagcacgctcgatcaaaaattgctggcggcatagagaaatatagtaagacaagagtgctcactccatacatcagttagactattaatttcagtgtctacatctagcgtcgagtagcggaactatcagtactgttacttgacaatagatgtagcaccgaccggaaagtcttatcacaacagcataagactttccggtcggtgctacatctattgtcaagtagcagtactgatagttccgctactcgatgctagatgctaatagtgtttttggtactaaaactgatgtatggagtgagcactctatgtatttttttctctatgctggcggttaaaaggttaaaatatgtattcgcattcagtgccgaaaaccagactatcaggtattttatgattccgttcccaggccggacgacccgatagtcgggatcgtggtactacagctttatatgacgacatttttgtggcctggcgcggatgtcatGTTTgcctgggtggcaatgaatgtgttaactagaccatagagaaaaaaatacatagattgctcactccatacatcagttttggtaccaaaaagatacattgtcaagtagcagtactgatagttccgctactatCGAGTAGACTAgctgtagacactgaaattaattgtatttttggtactaaaactgatgtatggagcgagcacttgtcttactatatttctctatgactagaCTGACCATTAATAAATCACCccctatttttaacaagcttttattaggtcgacctgtatgtaactatgtaatggaatcttgcaagttaaatttgatccacttcccggtttccgattgagctgaaactttgcatacacatgtaagtcgggtgacaatgcaatattatggtaccatcgagctgatctgatgatggagacaggaggtggccataggaactctgtgatgaaacaacgcaacctaattgtgttaggggtttttagaattgtctcgacaaCTAAtaagttgtctgtcgtaagaaaagtacagtcagcgatagaagcgtgtaccaaaaatgaatttttttcCAAATACTTATTTTCAGATAAACGACACAACCCTAAACTGCTTGATGTGCAACACGGAGGTGGCCAACAAGAAGCACATAGTCGCCGAACACATCCAGGGCAAGAGACATGTCAAACAATACGAAAACATGCTCAAAGACAGCTCCGGGGCGAATAGCTATGCCGATTGCGACCAAGATGTCGTTATGCTGTAATCTACACTTGTTCTAATAAAAAagacaataaaaaattaaatgtgcCATATTTGGGACAAATTATATCTACCATATGtggcacatcaagcacatggtCATTCTACGTACGAAGACATGCTTAAAGGCAGCTCCGGGGCCAATAGCTATGCCGATTGCGACCAAGATGTCGTTATGTTGTAAACCAACCGATTCAAATAAAAAACCCAAAAAATTAAATGTGCCATATTTGGGACATATAATATGTACCATGTttggtacattatttttaaccgaGCACATGGTCATACAACATATTCAGGGTAGGTAGCTCAATCTTTAATAGCTTGTCTTCGGACTGTGATCGAAATGTGATACTGTGAATCTCTTTGTTTGTTTGTGCCATATTTGGGACACATCAATATGTTTAAATTCGTGCTCAAAGATGACGTGACATACAGACCTGCATTAAGTTGCTatgaagatatatttttaagttttaagactACTATTTAATGTTTTGATCAACACTTTTTCATATGTACCGTATTTGATATATTGGAAAGTTTCATTTTATATATAGAtatgcaaaatacaaatactttgtatatttacatatattttgtttCAATTAGCTAGGAAAGTGTCAGTATTGTATGTGTATTTAACCACAATTTAACTTCCATTGCATATAATACTCTATGGTGAAAGTCGACTGCATTCTACCATGTCTATATATTCTCTAAAGGTATAGTGTCCCAAATATGGTACATTAAATGactattaattgttttttttttttgctatttaatCTTCGAAATCCGACTAAATGAGAATAAATGCCATCgattttgaaccaaaaaaaatatacacaatttaattttctttgttggaaatattttaatcaatatttttttggttcaATTTATTCGAATTTAATGTGCCATGGGATTTAAaagattaaatatgtatttctaTAAGTACATGGTTCTTCCAAACATGTTTATTATTATCTCTCATTAGGTACATGTTTGCCATAAGTTACATATTTTGTACTATTTcaacaatttattttactattttctaaatttgattccattatttgttttatattttcaaactaataagtagaatttaagTTTTATCTTTTTCAATAATTCTAgttgtatgatgatgatgatattattttttatttaaatattaagaatatttttctcaaacaaaGTTATATTCTTTAGACTTAAATAACTTCttgaattgttattttttagaATTTAAATCTTGCAGAGGTTCTAGAATTTCGTttgtttaatttgattaaaaCAAAGGATATTCATTTTTATTCCTTGAAGGATTTGATTTCTATAACAAGAGATTATTATAATACTTAACACGTAAGTTGCTAAAGTTAAGTGAACAAGTATTTTTGTATTGCATTTATATTTTCTTAGGTTAAGTGACTTAAAAATCTTTAAATGTAGAAATAAGTTTAGTATAAGTACCTGCAGTATGTGCCAAGTgtaccaagataagtctgcatcgattttgatagcacatactgtgcgagtgttattttaaacgtcaaacttctatgaaattatgacgtacttatacataacacttgcacagtccgtgctgtcaaaatcgttgcagacttggtCTAACTATAGCAGTCCAATAACTTATTTCAGACAATATTAGCTATATATTAGGACTTTTCTATGTAAAATCTCTAATATTATTAGCATAATGTTTTACTTGAAACAGGTCTTTGGAGCTATATCTCACATCAAAGAGAATAGGTATATACAGTtactttcgacagaagattaaactgttagaacgccatttgactttgatccttattatttcactgatatgtgttacatatggatcaaagtcaaatggcgttctaacagttttaatgtcTGTCggaagatggcagtaaatgtactgtggctgcacacagtacatttactgccatctttggCAATCCGCCTATATTTGAAATTCTGTTTGCTCACATTAGTGGAGTTAGCGTGTGAGGGACTGTTTTGTACAGCGGGGTGTTTAAAATGATCTAAACGTTGTTGTTAAGGGAGTGTGTGTAGATCTTTTTGGACATCTAGACAGTTTACCTACTTGTgctgttgtacagtcagcagcagaagttgctaagcgggcgaggtgttcaaaattaccttgacgcgctcttattcacttacaataaagtcgcgtcaagatcattttgaacacctcgcccgcttggcaactgttgctgctgactgtacgttaaCATATGTCAATAAGGCTGTGGCTTTTCAAATGTTATTGTTTTTTGAGTAATACAAGAGTGTTCAAGTCATTATCAATGTaagatttttttcaattttgttttataatgatTAAAATTAGAACATAGACAATGAATAATAAGACGCACAGACTTGAATATTTGTAGCCGCAAATTTGgtagctgaagtagatggctcAAAACTTCGCCTACAATATGTTCTAATTTACGCGTTTTGGTATTCGTTTGTCTATAATTTAGAATTAAGTTATAATTTTTGCGCAAGTGGTTATTTTATTGTTCAGATTTTaagctttaaataaatatttcataaata
Above is a window of Cydia amplana chromosome 26, ilCydAmpl1.1, whole genome shotgun sequence DNA encoding:
- the LOC134660102 gene encoding uncharacterized protein LOC134660102, producing the protein MDDYADSSGVSIDDDTHLQLTLELVPNGFIINSNVFLTHHQWHTIYLVSENFRRCAVCEVYCDATDHIGCSLHLANMQRYKPLHKYDLTITRKINNNYHCGVCNTIFDQSLKTEHYSSKTHEDKLLFAINRVSDIMYDFNIHHNNNNDKKDSYYFNVKHNYNHQNAYMVDEPNETLEEYSDEDIEIIEKKKYNYNEDDWYPLNEDYSDDEYYEPMQNLEFSYASMAKKPKSDDLPDVLEVDLGNKKVTVKFNSWNMLIRPMANRFYCMACKVLDHFRNRAEHCKSEGHTARLNECTVVDEYEKYFVRQREGHTARLNECTVVDEYENKELSHFRNRAEHCKSEGHTARLNECTVVDEYEKYFVRQVDDKCYHCGHCNNLQLINVMEDHIRSVHTHPTTVSSLLDSPAKKITHSTPHKTTKTDDIANRGTNDTEEIVGNDTKIINPATVFEGLRQANSNFDDIVICTFGSNLRMSKLAFNIVCQGENDYYCGLCEVNIDREKLRFHVNDGKHLAMLQRTPFIQAFNVHLFREIRDALHCGLCNELIQIMPEFIIKHKYLEKHIVSLHRALGYFKNDNTLTEAKNGTNIRNTIAQSKPVAEIPKIPTTNVINTNVTNVNGVKKEAAIPNNNVPLNNIPIPNIVNKKIVPIANKNVTITTVNSNKNENVTNTNKIIDASKTVTVKSVPNTAAKENTNKINVDISKNVPVNVKNGPNKDNLKDGMDADTQLKTEDFVTVKNGVKEEMADELDDSYIEDFDLEEYVYLKLGNSYIKITNAAYNSLVDVGDGSKYCFVCSSVVCELSKHVESRGHMENMEKFKFVDKYNEDLMRQFYLMYHCSICNVVITRKHLHQHLSWPTHSLQTENTKITSKKRKTEIKTGTKQITVTTQKENIYLNEKETDIKIYKNITIEKEKLEIQRMNKIVIFNDNVLKVPFDSWHGFSEIADGYRCKVCQSEFESSEFGLHAGSEWHKGNLEKIEKQYSPALIRKINDTTLNCLMCNTEVANKKHIVAEHIQGKRHVKQYENMLKDSSGANSYADCDQDVVML